AACGTCATCGCCATTGTGATCGGCAAAGCTGCGATCAAATTTCCGAATGAAGGAGCCCAATTGCCCAACCCATCATTCTTCGGTGGCATGAGCCACGCTTCTCTGCTGGCCACGACAAGCCTTGGGCATGTGATTGGAATGGGCGCCATTCTCGGACTGGCGACAAGAGGGGTTCTTTGAATTAACCCTGAACTGAACAATCGGAATCTCGGGGTGGCATGGCCACCCTTTTTTGTGGTCAGCTGCGCACTGATGGGATTTCAACGCCAGTTTCTGAACTGTTCTGAATCTGAGTGCTGATGAAGTTGAAGCGTTCTCGGATTCTCTCGGCCATCTGATCAGGCAGCAGGCCAAGCGTTTCGAAACTCTGCTGTGGCGTGGCATGGTCCACCAGAACATCTGGAATTCCCAGCCTCATCACAGGCAGATGGAGTTCTGATTCCTGAAGGGACTCAATCACAGCGGAACCAAAGCCGCCTTCCAGTGACCCTTCCTCCATGGTGACCAGTCGACCGATGCGCTTGGCCAGTGGGTGCAGCAATTCTGTATCGAGAGGTCTGAGGAATCGAGCATTGACGACCGTGGCCTGGATCCCCTGAGCGGCAAGGAGTTCAGCTGTCGCCATCGCTTTGGCATTCATGGCGCCATAGGCCACGATCACCAGATCATCACCGGTGCGCAGGACTTCGCCACAACCGATCGGAAGCGGTTCCCAACCCTCCTCCATGAGAGGAACGCCTTCGCCAGGGCCCCTCGGAATCCGGATTGCACAGGGTCCGTCGTGCTTGAGTGAGCTGACCAGCATGCGTTGGAGTTCAGCCTCATCCCTTGGAGCCATCACCGTGAAGTTGGGGATGGAGCGCATGTAGCTGATGTCGTACTGGCCCTGGTGGGTTGGGCCATCGGCACCGACGACGCCTGCACGGTCCAGCACGAATGTGACCGGCAGTTTCTGAATCCCCACATCGTGGATCAACTGGTCGTAGGCCCTTTGCAGGAAGGTGCTGTAAATGGCCACAACAGGGCGAAGACCATCGGAAGCCATTCCAGCTGACAGGGTCACCGCATGTTGCTCAGCGATGCCGACGTCAATGTATTGATCCGGCAAAGCTTTCTGCAGCAAGTCCAGACCCGTGCCGGTGGCCATTGCCGCTGTAATTCCGACAACTCGGGGGTTCTGCTCGCAGATTTTGACCAGGGTCTGTCCGAAAACCTTGCTGTAGCTGGGAGGTTTTGGAGTTTTGCTCGGTCGGGCCTTGCCGGTGTTCAGGTCAAAAGCCGACTGAGCGTGATAACCCACCTGATCGGCCTCCGCGTAGGGGTAGCCCTTGCCTTTGGTGGTGAGCACATGCACCAGAACTGGACCACCAACACGGTGAGCTTCCTGGAACGTTCTCATCATCTCTGCGATGTCGTGACCATCGACTGGCCCCATATAGGTGAAGCCAAGTTCTTCGAAGACGGCACCGAGCTTGGGCACCGCCAGACGACGCATGCTGCCCTTGAGTCGGTTGAGTTCAGCCGGGAGATCACCGCCCATGAACGGGAGATGACGCATGCTTTCTTCAACGCTCCCCGACAGAAACTGCATTGGAGGGCTGAGCCTCATCCGATTCAGATGACTTGAGAGCGCACCGACCGGCGGGGAAATGGACATGTCATTGTCGTTGAGCACCACCAACAATGGGGTGTTGGGCATATGACCGGCATGATTGATGGCCTCAAGGGCCATTCCACCGGTGAGTGCTCCGTCCCCGATCACTGCAACGCATTTGTGATCCTGGCCAAGCCTGTCCCGGGCCATGGCCATTCCCAGTGCAGCTGAGATGGAGGTGCTGGCGTGACCTGCGCCGAAATGGTCGAATGTGCTCTCTGAGCGTTTGAGATATCCCGCCACGCCACCCTTTTGTCTGAGCGAATCGAAATCGGCGTAGCGACCTGTGATCAGTTTGTGGGGATAGGCCTGGTGGCCAACGTCCCAGACCACGCGATCACGGTCCAGATCCAGGGTTTGATACAGGGCGAGAGTGAGTTCAACAACCCCAAGACCGGGACCGAGGTGACCACCGCTATTGGACACAACTTCCAGGTGCCGCTGACGGATTTGGGCCGCAACATCTTCAAGCTCGGCCACGGATAGACCATGCAGCTGATTGGGATGCGATAGATCGCTCAGGTGCATGAGCCTCCCGGCAGATTGAGTCAATCTACGAGGCGTGCCTGCCGCCCGTGAAAGCCTCAGGTTGTCAGACTGATCCGATGGATGATTACCTGCAGAGGATCTTGCGCGCGAGGGTTTACGACGTTGCCCGTGAAAGCCCGCTCGAGTCAGCGACCAATCTCAGCCGTCGTCTGAACAATCATGTTTGGCTCAAACGTGAGGATCTGCAACCCGTCTTTTCCTTCAAGCTGCGCGGTGCCTACAACCGCATGGCTCAACTGTCCGACGACGAACGCTCACGCGGTGTGATCGCCTCAA
Above is a window of Synechococcus sp. BIOS-E4-1 DNA encoding:
- the psaK gene encoding photosystem I reaction center subunit PsaK, which codes for MLAPLLAIAPATLTWSPKVGLVMIVCNVIAIVIGKAAIKFPNEGAQLPNPSFFGGMSHASLLATTSLGHVIGMGAILGLATRGVL
- the dxs gene encoding 1-deoxy-D-xylulose-5-phosphate synthase gives rise to the protein MHLSDLSHPNQLHGLSVAELEDVAAQIRQRHLEVVSNSGGHLGPGLGVVELTLALYQTLDLDRDRVVWDVGHQAYPHKLITGRYADFDSLRQKGGVAGYLKRSESTFDHFGAGHASTSISAALGMAMARDRLGQDHKCVAVIGDGALTGGMALEAINHAGHMPNTPLLVVLNDNDMSISPPVGALSSHLNRMRLSPPMQFLSGSVEESMRHLPFMGGDLPAELNRLKGSMRRLAVPKLGAVFEELGFTYMGPVDGHDIAEMMRTFQEAHRVGGPVLVHVLTTKGKGYPYAEADQVGYHAQSAFDLNTGKARPSKTPKPPSYSKVFGQTLVKICEQNPRVVGITAAMATGTGLDLLQKALPDQYIDVGIAEQHAVTLSAGMASDGLRPVVAIYSTFLQRAYDQLIHDVGIQKLPVTFVLDRAGVVGADGPTHQGQYDISYMRSIPNFTVMAPRDEAELQRMLVSSLKHDGPCAIRIPRGPGEGVPLMEEGWEPLPIGCGEVLRTGDDLVIVAYGAMNAKAMATAELLAAQGIQATVVNARFLRPLDTELLHPLAKRIGRLVTMEEGSLEGGFGSAVIESLQESELHLPVMRLGIPDVLVDHATPQQSFETLGLLPDQMAERIRERFNFISTQIQNSSETGVEIPSVRS